The proteins below are encoded in one region of Rhodopirellula halodulae:
- a CDS encoding sulfatase-like hydrolase/transferase: MNKRFVLAIAAIFIYLAPTLSCQSAEGPPNVVLIFADDLGYGDLGCYGATKVQTPNIDALAADGRRFTDAHSVSAVCTPSRYALLTGQYPVHASGGRGVWGPAPITSGLIVDTDKTTIADVFKSAGYETGVVGKWHLGFGEGTNKWQEPLRPGPQDLGFDYYFGMPVVNSAPPYVYVENDRVVGSDSDDPLVHLGRNAKGITPITPIPPEAAQRSANQFGGAKKAHALFNDYQVGTTLAKKSVEWINEHKDKPFFLYLATTNIHHPFTPAKRFQGTSGCGLYGDFIHELDWIVGEVMTCLEENGVADNTLVIFTSDNGGMFNLGGQAAFQAGHRQNGDLLGFKFGVWEGGHRVPMIVRWPGRVKAGTTSDQLIGNVDMLATFAALTGQKIGKAQQADSVNMLPAFVDEPEEQIRDHLVLAPHKGTHLSVRKGKWMYIPNQGSGGFGGKKPGDHTFAGPAAATFVGSVNSDIEDGKIKQDAPPAQLYDLKADVNQKKNVHDQHPEVVKELNALLAPYRRGIRQNSPKQGKRKRRTSSEVHYKPAKKTQATPSKRSASFDFESGKLAPWRIIEGEFGHIIGSRDRFFHNQGEYNKQGEHYLTTLEASADAEKGSDPQTGILVSPLFIPESGKMTFRVGGGDGPNTYAALCTADGKEVQFARGIRDQVMQQCEWDLSPHAGKKMFIKIVDNATGGWGHITADDFQFDGKVFDEYPTARSGIHQNSKSKSPELKGTSGEVHYSKTEGVPSFKPNFVVIFTDDQGYGDLSCYEADHVSTPRIDQMAKEGSRLTSFYVAAPVCTPSRAGLMTGCYPKRVGMATGSNFGVLLAGDTKGLNPEEMTIAEVLKSAGYKTGMFGKWHLGDQPDFLPTRQGFDEFFGLPYSHDIHPFHPRQDKYDFPPLPLLDGDTVIEMDPDADYLTERITERAVSFIQQNKDVPFFLYVPHPIPHAPLHVSPPFMEGVADEVVSKLKDEDGKIDYRTRDELFRQAIAEIDWSVGTILDTLKANGLDEKTLVIFTSDNGPPKNTLHASPGPLRGHKGTTFEGGMREPTVIRWPGMIPAGHDNNELMTTMDLLPTFAKLAGAELPTDCIIDGKDIWPTLVGQSPTPHEAFFYHQGNSLTAVRSGKWKLHTKKGRPMQLYNLEDDIGEMNNVIKAHPEVVKQLNNHLHEFANDIANNSRPAAFVENPRPLSKDLAQ, translated from the coding sequence ATGAATAAAAGATTTGTTCTCGCCATCGCGGCAATTTTCATCTATCTAGCTCCGACTCTGTCCTGTCAGTCAGCGGAAGGGCCGCCCAATGTCGTTCTGATCTTCGCTGACGATCTCGGCTACGGTGATCTAGGGTGTTACGGCGCTACCAAAGTACAGACACCAAATATTGACGCGTTGGCCGCGGACGGGCGGCGGTTCACGGATGCCCATTCGGTGTCAGCGGTTTGCACGCCGTCGCGTTATGCGTTACTGACCGGCCAATATCCGGTCCACGCCAGCGGTGGCCGAGGCGTTTGGGGACCTGCTCCCATTACTTCAGGACTCATTGTCGATACCGACAAGACGACCATCGCAGATGTGTTCAAGAGCGCGGGTTACGAAACAGGCGTGGTCGGGAAATGGCACCTGGGATTCGGGGAGGGAACGAACAAGTGGCAGGAACCATTGCGTCCCGGGCCACAGGATCTTGGGTTTGATTACTACTTTGGTATGCCAGTCGTCAACAGTGCTCCTCCCTATGTTTATGTTGAAAACGATCGCGTCGTCGGCAGCGATTCGGATGACCCGCTGGTGCATCTCGGCAGGAATGCCAAAGGCATCACGCCGATCACACCCATTCCTCCGGAAGCCGCGCAGCGTAGTGCCAATCAATTTGGTGGAGCAAAGAAGGCTCACGCGCTGTTCAACGATTACCAGGTCGGAACAACGCTGGCGAAGAAGTCAGTCGAATGGATCAATGAGCACAAAGACAAGCCGTTCTTTCTGTATCTAGCGACGACCAACATTCACCACCCCTTTACTCCCGCCAAACGGTTTCAGGGTACCAGCGGGTGTGGTCTTTATGGTGATTTCATCCATGAGCTCGACTGGATCGTCGGCGAGGTGATGACTTGTCTTGAAGAGAACGGAGTTGCTGACAACACATTGGTGATCTTCACGAGTGACAACGGCGGCATGTTCAATCTCGGTGGTCAGGCTGCCTTTCAGGCGGGACATCGGCAGAACGGTGACTTGCTTGGGTTCAAGTTCGGGGTCTGGGAAGGTGGTCACCGCGTGCCAATGATTGTGCGTTGGCCGGGCAGAGTGAAAGCGGGCACGACTTCGGATCAGTTGATTGGTAACGTCGACATGCTGGCGACCTTTGCTGCGTTAACCGGACAAAAGATTGGGAAGGCTCAGCAGGCGGACAGCGTCAACATGCTTCCTGCCTTCGTAGACGAACCGGAAGAGCAGATTCGCGACCATCTGGTTCTAGCTCCACACAAGGGCACTCACCTATCCGTTCGCAAAGGAAAGTGGATGTATATCCCGAACCAGGGGAGCGGCGGATTCGGGGGGAAGAAGCCAGGCGATCACACATTCGCCGGACCAGCAGCGGCGACTTTCGTGGGCTCCGTCAACAGCGACATCGAAGACGGCAAGATCAAGCAGGACGCGCCGCCCGCTCAGCTATACGATTTAAAAGCAGACGTGAACCAGAAAAAGAATGTCCATGATCAACATCCAGAAGTCGTCAAGGAACTGAATGCGTTGCTTGCACCGTACCGTAGAGGAATTCGCCAGAATTCCCCCAAGCAAGGAAAGCGAAAACGAAGGACTTCTAGCGAAGTCCACTACAAGCCGGCAAAGAAGACACAGGCGACTCCTAGTAAACGCAGCGCGTCATTTGATTTTGAATCGGGTAAGCTAGCTCCCTGGAGAATCATCGAAGGGGAATTCGGGCACATCATCGGCAGCCGAGATCGTTTCTTTCACAACCAAGGTGAATACAACAAGCAGGGTGAACACTACCTGACGACATTGGAAGCATCCGCAGACGCCGAAAAAGGAAGTGACCCTCAAACGGGTATCCTCGTCTCACCGTTATTCATTCCCGAATCTGGCAAGATGACGTTCCGTGTCGGCGGCGGCGACGGCCCGAACACGTATGCGGCTCTATGCACTGCGGACGGAAAAGAAGTTCAGTTCGCTCGAGGCATCCGTGACCAGGTCATGCAGCAGTGCGAATGGGACCTTTCACCGCATGCCGGGAAGAAGATGTTTATCAAGATCGTCGACAACGCGACCGGCGGTTGGGGTCACATCACGGCCGACGATTTTCAGTTCGATGGGAAAGTGTTCGACGAGTACCCTACGGCCAGAAGTGGGATTCACCAGAATTCCAAATCAAAATCTCCCGAGCTGAAAGGGACTTCTGGCGAAGTCCACTACTCGAAGACTGAGGGGGTGCCGTCCTTCAAGCCAAACTTTGTCGTCATTTTCACAGACGACCAGGGCTACGGTGATTTAAGTTGCTACGAAGCAGATCACGTCAGCACACCGCGTATCGATCAGATGGCCAAAGAAGGTTCCCGGCTCACCAGCTTTTACGTCGCGGCTCCGGTTTGCACGCCTTCTCGAGCAGGCCTGATGACGGGCTGCTATCCAAAGCGAGTCGGTATGGCGACAGGATCGAACTTTGGAGTGTTGCTGGCCGGCGATACCAAGGGATTGAATCCCGAGGAAATGACAATCGCAGAGGTTCTCAAATCAGCTGGATACAAAACGGGGATGTTTGGCAAATGGCATCTCGGAGATCAGCCAGATTTTCTTCCAACACGGCAGGGCTTCGACGAGTTCTTCGGACTGCCTTACAGTCACGACATTCACCCGTTCCATCCACGGCAGGACAAATACGACTTCCCACCATTGCCGCTGCTCGACGGCGACACTGTGATTGAGATGGATCCGGATGCAGACTACCTCACCGAACGGATCACCGAACGAGCTGTATCGTTCATTCAGCAGAACAAAGACGTTCCTTTCTTCTTGTATGTTCCACATCCAATTCCTCATGCTCCGCTGCACGTGTCTCCGCCGTTCATGGAAGGCGTCGCCGATGAAGTTGTTTCGAAGCTGAAGGACGAAGATGGCAAGATCGACTATCGCACGCGTGACGAATTGTTCCGACAGGCGATCGCCGAAATCGACTGGTCGGTCGGAACCATTCTCGACACACTCAAAGCAAATGGATTGGACGAGAAGACTCTCGTCATTTTCACCTCAGACAACGGTCCTCCGAAGAACACCCTTCACGCCAGCCCCGGCCCGCTAAGAGGTCACAAGGGAACGACGTTTGAAGGCGGCATGCGAGAACCAACCGTCATCCGCTGGCCCGGAATGATTCCCGCGGGCCACGACAACAATGAATTGATGACGACCATGGACCTGCTTCCGACGTTTGCCAAATTGGCCGGAGCTGAACTTCCCACCGATTGCATCATCGACGGAAAAGACATCTGGCCGACACTTGTCGGCCAGTCCCCAACGCCGCACGAAGCATTCTTTTATCATCAAGGCAACTCGCTCACGGCCGTCCGATCGGGCAAGTGGAAGCTCCACACCAAAAAAGGTCGACCGATGCAACTCTACAATCTCGAAGACGACATTGGAGAAATGAATAATGTCATCAAGGCGCACCCCGAAGTTGTGAAACAGCTCAACAATCACCTGCACGAGTTTGCAAACGACATTGCTAACAACAGCCGACCGGCGGCATTCGTCGAGAATCCAAGACCGCTGTCAAAGGATTTAGCTCAGTGA
- a CDS encoding sulfatase family protein — MKRPVQLLTFFLLASCLVFAGEQSDGADRPNILFIFTDDWGWGDLGCHGHPYLKTPNIDRLAREGTDFHRFTVASGVCSPSRTAVMTGHFPARYSIDGHFAAVRSNANRGMPDWLDPKTPTLPRMLQSAGYATAHFGKWHLANNMIPDSPLPMDYGYDEYGAFNCSGEQMPVHEDAARAIAFIEKSSAAKKPFFINLWMHEPHTPHHTLPGYRRRFPELDDPDNVYASVLSHADDRIGELLDALDRLKLTDNTLVIFSSDNGPAGSGRGGKLTTMYDSATGEGFGIGCSVGTTGGRSGRKKSILQGGIGVPFIARWPGKIKAGAIDDVSWISAVDLLPTFCEIAGAGMPDGYEPDGMSQVAALQGSKLASRNKPLFWKGLPNSKGPVFSILDRRWRLLASSDFEVLGLYDLNKDPLEKNDLKDLHPKIARELLEKLQAWHATLPEKPNSECFSKYRAKDAGPLPSEVKPLFQFDPSR; from the coding sequence ATGAAACGCCCCGTCCAATTGCTGACCTTCTTCCTCTTGGCAAGCTGTCTAGTCTTTGCTGGAGAGCAGTCTGATGGTGCAGATCGGCCAAACATTCTGTTCATCTTTACTGACGACTGGGGCTGGGGCGATCTCGGCTGCCACGGGCATCCGTACTTAAAGACGCCGAATATCGATCGGCTTGCTAGAGAAGGTACGGACTTCCATCGTTTCACGGTCGCCAGCGGCGTCTGTTCTCCGAGTCGCACCGCGGTGATGACCGGTCATTTCCCCGCGCGTTACAGCATCGACGGTCATTTCGCGGCGGTTAGGAGTAACGCAAATCGTGGTATGCCGGACTGGCTTGATCCGAAGACGCCGACGCTTCCGCGGATGCTGCAGTCGGCCGGCTACGCGACGGCTCATTTTGGAAAGTGGCATCTCGCCAACAACATGATTCCCGATTCGCCGTTGCCAATGGACTACGGGTACGACGAGTATGGTGCCTTCAATTGCTCTGGCGAACAAATGCCGGTACACGAGGATGCTGCTCGCGCAATAGCATTCATCGAAAAGAGCTCCGCTGCGAAGAAGCCATTTTTCATTAACTTATGGATGCACGAGCCGCATACACCGCATCACACTTTGCCGGGGTATCGTCGACGTTTCCCAGAACTGGATGATCCTGACAATGTCTACGCGTCTGTGCTTTCCCACGCCGACGACCGGATCGGCGAATTGCTCGATGCCTTGGACCGATTGAAGCTAACCGACAATACGCTGGTGATCTTTAGCTCGGACAATGGTCCAGCCGGTAGCGGCCGAGGCGGCAAGCTTACCACCATGTACGACTCCGCGACCGGCGAGGGATTTGGAATTGGTTGCAGTGTTGGGACAACCGGTGGACGCAGTGGACGCAAGAAGTCCATCCTGCAGGGCGGGATTGGAGTTCCGTTCATCGCCCGTTGGCCGGGAAAGATCAAGGCCGGTGCGATCGATGATGTTTCGTGGATTTCCGCTGTCGACCTACTGCCAACGTTCTGCGAAATCGCGGGAGCAGGCATGCCTGATGGGTATGAGCCCGACGGCATGAGCCAAGTGGCGGCACTGCAAGGCTCCAAACTTGCATCTCGCAACAAGCCGTTGTTTTGGAAAGGTCTTCCAAACAGCAAAGGCCCTGTCTTTTCGATCCTGGATAGAAGGTGGCGTTTGCTCGCCAGTTCTGACTTCGAGGTACTCGGGCTTTACGACTTGAACAAAGACCCATTGGAAAAGAACGATCTGAAAGACTTACATCCGAAGATCGCCAGAGAACTATTGGAAAAACTTCAGGCTTGGCATGCGACACTTCCGGAGAAACCCAACTCCGAGTGCTTTTCAAAGTACCGTGCGAAGGATGCTGGACCGCTGCCGTCAGAGGTCAAACCGCTCTTCCAGTTCGATCCATCTCGATAA
- a CDS encoding sulfatase-like hydrolase/transferase: MTDDQGYGDLSCHGNPILKTTNLDRLYAESVRLTDFHVSPFCMPTRAALMTGNHPGYTGAYRTSSGRTMEQPGEAGSKSIVFEIDLPSGPTELVTYLYDNSGKAGGAYFTEVELLTDRVSFTKEEDGGERQ; the protein is encoded by the coding sequence ATGACGGATGATCAGGGGTACGGCGATTTGTCATGTCACGGGAATCCGATTCTCAAGACGACGAATCTGGATCGGCTCTACGCTGAGTCCGTGCGGTTGACCGACTTTCACGTCAGTCCGTTCTGCATGCCGACCCGGGCAGCCCTGATGACGGGCAACCATCCGGGCTATACGGGAGCGTATCGCACCAGTTCGGGTCGGACGATGGAGCAACCAGGGGAAGCAGGTAGCAAGAGCATTGTCTTTGAAATCGATTTGCCATCCGGTCCCACGGAACTGGTCACCTATCTCTACGACAACAGCGGCAAGGCCGGTGGAGCCTACTTCACAGAGGTGGAACTCTTGACGGACCGTGTGTCGTTCACGAAAGAAGAAGACGGAGGAGAACGCCAATGA
- a CDS encoding alpha/beta hydrolase: MIAVALFAAAVPSEVSAQGPSRQGKAAGATERPRYLETGGDRKLEVVYKSVGRKDLKLDLYYPTSKRSEECPVVVFTHGGGWAAGNRYKAARGSFALVFQRLIKKGFAVAPVSYRLAKKNSGVAIRDCVIDCKDAIRYLAKHSETFQIDPNRVFVMGDSAGGHIAQMLLLTSPEQLPGEVPLAKTHYRMVAGVSWYGPCDFENLDLFNHDDRADFRDRFAARILNSNSGPTEKLVRYREVSPINYINEDSPPLLMIQGDKDTTIPVKHAYYMKKKADAVGAPIEIMIIKNSGHNWRRVDADIDPSRETIIERTVQFLVDQL, encoded by the coding sequence ATGATCGCTGTCGCATTGTTTGCCGCAGCAGTTCCGAGTGAAGTGTCGGCTCAAGGGCCGAGCCGTCAGGGAAAGGCGGCGGGCGCGACCGAACGTCCGAGATACCTCGAAACGGGAGGCGATCGCAAGCTTGAAGTCGTCTATAAAAGTGTTGGACGTAAGGATTTGAAGCTGGATTTGTATTACCCGACCTCCAAACGGTCCGAAGAGTGCCCGGTGGTTGTCTTTACCCACGGGGGCGGGTGGGCTGCAGGAAACCGGTACAAGGCGGCGCGAGGGTCATTCGCGTTGGTCTTCCAGCGACTAATCAAAAAAGGATTCGCAGTCGCACCCGTATCTTACCGCTTGGCAAAGAAGAACAGCGGCGTGGCGATTCGAGACTGCGTCATCGACTGCAAGGACGCCATTCGTTATTTGGCCAAGCACAGTGAGACATTCCAGATCGATCCGAATCGAGTATTCGTGATGGGAGACTCCGCCGGAGGTCATATCGCACAGATGCTTTTACTGACTTCTCCTGAACAACTTCCCGGCGAAGTTCCTCTCGCCAAGACTCACTACCGAATGGTGGCAGGAGTTTCGTGGTACGGGCCGTGTGACTTTGAGAACCTGGACCTGTTCAACCACGATGACCGAGCTGACTTCCGGGACCGATTCGCCGCTCGGATTCTAAATTCGAATTCAGGGCCGACAGAAAAGTTAGTCCGTTATCGAGAGGTCAGCCCAATCAATTACATCAACGAAGATAGCCCTCCACTATTAATGATCCAGGGTGACAAAGACACGACCATTCCGGTGAAGCACGCGTACTACATGAAGAAAAAAGCGGACGCCGTCGGCGCGCCGATCGAAATCATGATCATAAAAAACTCGGGCCATAACTGGCGCAGGGTCGACGCGGACATCGATCCGTCCCGCGAAACGATCATCGAACGCACAGTGCAGTTTCTTGTAGACCAACTTTGA
- a CDS encoding putative glycoside hydrolase, with product MNERAMRVLTPKVLVALSSLSIWCSSLSIAQEASQVSIGDSVSQGQYPAFTWDRIPLYMHIRKAKAYTEEEIKFLARFPLITFEKANGHEDHGSVEAGTLIAARAVKKINPKATLLYYRNVIVHYGGYEANKRLEDIPGAMLHDDRGNTKLVRNRVSAYDLSNSQLRNWWLDSCKIMTADASIDGIFIDGNIKALEPGYLRRQIGANKKKQTMDGYHLLMQQTRGAIGPNKLMVGNILRARFNNAGLEYLNYFDGSYLEGFFHNVGGISYEAYVAKGIDAFQKAARQGKIIAFTTGFNTPKNTSDLGIDESHARISSDEAARKALVFPLAIFLICAEEHSYFRIHEGYSADKDSRWMRWLPAYDRPLGPPKGPATRDGFRYWREFQHATVQLDIQKRTASIQWQDSETDK from the coding sequence ATGAATGAACGCGCAATGAGAGTTCTCACCCCTAAAGTTCTGGTGGCATTGAGCAGCCTTTCTATTTGGTGTTCATCACTGTCCATTGCTCAGGAAGCATCCCAGGTGTCGATAGGCGACAGTGTGTCGCAAGGTCAGTATCCCGCGTTCACGTGGGATCGAATCCCTCTGTACATGCACATTCGAAAAGCCAAAGCGTATACAGAGGAAGAAATCAAATTCCTGGCCAGGTTCCCGCTGATCACGTTCGAGAAAGCGAACGGCCACGAAGATCACGGCTCGGTCGAAGCGGGAACGTTAATCGCGGCTCGGGCGGTCAAGAAGATCAATCCAAAGGCGACGCTCCTGTACTATCGCAATGTAATCGTCCACTACGGCGGCTATGAGGCGAATAAGCGACTTGAGGATATCCCCGGAGCCATGCTGCATGACGATCGCGGTAATACGAAACTGGTTCGCAATCGCGTCTCGGCGTACGACTTGTCTAACTCGCAGTTGCGCAATTGGTGGCTGGATTCCTGCAAAATCATGACGGCCGATGCATCGATCGATGGCATCTTCATTGACGGCAACATCAAGGCGCTCGAGCCGGGATACCTGCGCCGACAGATTGGAGCGAATAAGAAAAAACAGACGATGGACGGCTACCACCTGTTGATGCAGCAAACGCGAGGAGCCATCGGCCCGAACAAGCTGATGGTCGGAAATATCCTTCGCGCACGGTTCAACAATGCGGGACTTGAGTATCTGAATTACTTCGACGGATCCTACCTCGAAGGCTTCTTCCACAACGTGGGTGGCATCAGCTATGAGGCATATGTCGCCAAAGGTATCGATGCGTTTCAAAAAGCAGCACGTCAGGGCAAGATCATCGCGTTCACGACCGGGTTCAACACACCAAAGAACACGAGCGATCTCGGCATTGACGAAAGCCACGCGAGAATCAGCTCGGACGAAGCTGCGAGAAAAGCACTTGTCTTTCCTTTGGCCATCTTTCTGATCTGCGCCGAAGAGCACAGTTACTTTCGCATCCACGAAGGATACTCCGCCGACAAGGATAGCCGTTGGATGCGATGGCTTCCAGCCTATGATCGACCACTCGGTCCGCCAAAGGGGCCTGCAACTCGAGACGGATTTCGCTACTGGCGAGAGTTTCAGCACGCAACGGTTCAGCTCGATATCCAAAAGCGGACGGCGAGCATTCAATGGCAGGATTCGGAGACCGATAAATGA
- a CDS encoding right-handed parallel beta-helix repeat-containing protein: MTKRFLQQLVLTLPFAIAMLATGLCKAAEPTADFYVSPRGSDTWSGTLSEPNGLRTDGPFATLQRARDAVRKSGKNRSGDVVVFIRGGIYRLNKTVVFGVQDAPINEATITYAAYPGETPVFSSAQEISDWNTLVDVPPQLPKKAVDKVKFAVVDFARSPESTSAKPAAPSGTLANSTTVPRPFHALFDADGMLPRARSKGFIPLTGGSRNELHYPAGRLRNWPNLGDVEIVVRPHHAWIVNILPLASVDEQRQIARTSINATYAMNRLHFLKETPSCWVENVLEELDEPGEWVLDSKEGRLYLWPRNDSPVLVPTLMELIRIEGAIDKEGPEDVPVRNLCFRGLTFMHGERYSVADEDAGLQHDWEMHDKAGSLVRLRGTENCRIESCRFAHSGGGAIRIDLHGKKNTVSGNLIEHIGGTGILLCGYGPGTKDVSGKNLVTNNQIHHVGQIYSHSPGIMIWQSGENRIANNLVHHTPYTGIILSGCMTDFFRRRGRELSRTIRRYEVAGLPKQPQLEDVRPYLHTHDNVIDSNEIHHAMEMLGDGNGIYIRGAGAGNVIRRNYIHHLITPMIMQAAIRTDGGQMDTTIAENLIYKCTSQGIILKLNNRCENNIVADIIAPPRGYYLSLREGPMNEAVVKRNIFYSAGRETTFIDELPPGNRRQSEDRRGRALARAKDADTDHNIYFCVGNLELGKQMLEKQQRDGIDTHSLAVDPLFVDPANGDFRLRPDSPALKLGFVPIDLSKIGLEHEN; encoded by the coding sequence ATGACGAAACGTTTCCTCCAACAACTAGTCCTTACGCTCCCATTTGCCATCGCAATGTTGGCGACGGGGCTGTGCAAAGCGGCGGAGCCAACCGCCGACTTTTATGTGTCGCCCAGAGGTTCTGACACATGGTCGGGGACGCTATCAGAACCAAATGGTCTGCGAACGGACGGGCCATTTGCGACACTCCAGCGTGCACGTGATGCTGTACGAAAATCCGGTAAGAATCGCTCTGGCGACGTCGTCGTTTTCATTCGCGGGGGAATCTACCGCCTGAACAAGACCGTTGTGTTTGGGGTGCAGGATGCCCCGATAAATGAAGCGACGATCACCTACGCTGCCTATCCCGGTGAGACTCCGGTCTTTAGTTCCGCTCAAGAGATAAGCGACTGGAATACGCTGGTGGATGTGCCGCCACAGTTACCGAAAAAGGCTGTCGACAAAGTTAAGTTCGCCGTAGTGGACTTCGCCAGAAGTCCCGAAAGCACCTCAGCGAAGCCAGCCGCTCCGTCGGGAACTCTGGCGAATTCCACTACAGTCCCCCGCCCGTTCCATGCACTTTTTGATGCTGACGGTATGCTCCCGCGAGCTCGGTCGAAGGGCTTCATCCCACTGACTGGAGGAAGTCGAAACGAGCTTCACTATCCAGCGGGGCGTTTGAGGAACTGGCCAAATCTCGGTGATGTCGAAATCGTTGTTCGGCCGCACCATGCTTGGATTGTGAACATCCTGCCGCTGGCATCTGTCGATGAGCAAAGGCAGATCGCTCGCACGTCGATCAACGCAACCTACGCGATGAACCGACTCCATTTCCTGAAGGAAACGCCGTCGTGCTGGGTCGAAAATGTCTTAGAGGAACTCGACGAACCGGGCGAATGGGTATTGGATTCAAAAGAGGGGAGACTTTACCTCTGGCCGCGAAATGACTCGCCAGTATTGGTGCCCACGCTGATGGAGCTCATCCGCATTGAAGGAGCCATTGACAAGGAAGGCCCGGAAGACGTGCCGGTTCGAAATCTGTGCTTTCGAGGCCTGACATTCATGCACGGCGAGCGGTACTCGGTCGCTGACGAAGATGCGGGACTGCAACACGACTGGGAAATGCATGACAAAGCGGGTTCACTTGTTCGACTGCGGGGGACTGAGAATTGTCGAATCGAAAGTTGCCGGTTCGCGCACAGCGGTGGCGGAGCGATTCGCATTGATTTACACGGCAAGAAGAACACGGTGTCTGGCAACCTGATCGAGCACATCGGTGGGACAGGCATCCTGCTTTGCGGCTATGGCCCAGGGACGAAGGACGTCAGTGGGAAGAATCTTGTCACCAACAATCAGATCCATCATGTCGGACAGATTTATTCGCACTCGCCTGGCATCATGATCTGGCAAAGTGGCGAGAATCGCATCGCGAACAACCTGGTGCACCATACGCCCTACACCGGAATCATCCTTTCTGGTTGCATGACCGATTTCTTCCGGCGTCGAGGCCGCGAGCTCAGCAGGACGATCAGGCGGTATGAGGTTGCAGGCTTGCCCAAACAACCGCAATTGGAAGACGTTCGACCCTATCTTCACACACACGACAACGTCATCGATTCCAACGAGATCCATCATGCGATGGAAATGCTTGGGGACGGAAACGGAATCTACATCCGCGGGGCGGGGGCGGGCAACGTCATCCGCCGAAACTACATTCATCACCTCATCACGCCCATGATCATGCAGGCGGCAATTCGTACTGACGGCGGCCAGATGGATACAACCATCGCCGAAAACTTGATCTATAAGTGCACCTCGCAGGGGATTATTTTGAAGCTGAACAATCGCTGCGAGAACAACATCGTCGCCGACATTATCGCACCACCTCGCGGGTACTACCTCTCGTTACGCGAAGGGCCAATGAACGAAGCGGTGGTCAAACGCAACATCTTTTACTCCGCGGGAAGAGAGACGACGTTCATTGATGAATTGCCGCCCGGCAATCGCAGGCAGTCCGAAGATCGCCGCGGGCGCGCATTGGCCCGCGCGAAGGATGCCGACACCGATCACAACATCTACTTTTGCGTGGGAAATCTGGAATTGGGCAAGCAGATGCTGGAGAAACAACAACGAGACGGCATCGACACTCACAGCCTCGCTGTTGATCCACTCTTTGTTGATCCGGCCAACGGCGACTTTCGACTCCGGCCCGATTCACCGGCATTGAAGCTGGGATTCGTGCCCATCGATTTGTCGAAAATTGGACTCGAACACGAGAATTGA